One part of the Rhizobium rhizogenes genome encodes these proteins:
- a CDS encoding isoaspartyl peptidase/L-asparaginase family protein: MTKIALAIHGGCGVMPEDSMTSEEWAAARDDLAAALRAGYGVLKAGGTALEAVEAAVVVMEDSPHFNAGHGAALNENGIHELDASIMDGATLAAGAISASRAIRNPVKAARALMADERAVYLTGEAADRFAREKGLATEPQSYFTTQKRVEALAAMKRHAATGTEATENEKHGTVGAVALDAAGHLAAATSTGGYTNKPDGRVGDSPVIGAGTYARDGACAVSGTGKGEFFIRYVVGHEIASRVAYLGQDLETAAGDLVHKDLAPYDIGAGLVAIDAEGGIAAPYNTPGMFRGWVTPSGEARVATHDKVYEVKL, encoded by the coding sequence ATGACGAAGATCGCACTGGCCATCCATGGTGGTTGCGGCGTGATGCCGGAAGATAGCATGACGTCTGAGGAATGGGCTGCTGCGCGCGACGATCTGGCAGCGGCGCTGCGTGCCGGTTATGGCGTGCTGAAGGCTGGCGGAACCGCGCTTGAGGCGGTCGAGGCGGCGGTCGTCGTCATGGAGGACAGCCCGCATTTTAATGCCGGGCATGGTGCCGCACTCAACGAAAACGGCATTCACGAACTCGATGCATCCATTATGGATGGTGCCACACTGGCGGCGGGCGCGATCAGCGCGTCCCGCGCCATCCGCAACCCGGTGAAGGCGGCGCGCGCGCTGATGGCGGATGAGCGTGCCGTCTATCTGACGGGTGAGGCGGCGGACCGCTTCGCCAGGGAAAAGGGGCTAGCCACCGAGCCTCAATCCTACTTCACCACACAAAAGCGCGTGGAGGCACTGGCGGCGATGAAGCGCCACGCCGCCACAGGCACGGAAGCGACTGAAAACGAAAAGCACGGGACCGTCGGCGCAGTGGCGCTCGATGCGGCGGGGCATCTTGCTGCGGCCACCTCGACCGGCGGTTACACCAACAAGCCGGACGGCCGGGTGGGAGACAGCCCGGTAATCGGCGCCGGCACCTATGCGCGGGATGGCGCCTGTGCGGTCTCCGGGACCGGCAAGGGCGAGTTTTTCATCCGTTATGTCGTCGGCCACGAGATCGCGTCCCGCGTTGCCTATCTCGGGCAGGATCTGGAGACTGCCGCCGGCGATCTCGTGCACAAGGATCTGGCCCCCTACGATATCGGTGCCGGGCTAGTGGCGATCGATGCCGAAGGCGGTATTGCCGCACCCTATAACACGCCTGGCATGTTCCGTGGCTGGGTGACGCCATCGGGAGAGGCACGCGTGGCCACCCATGACAAGGTCTACGAGGTGAAATTGTAG
- a CDS encoding LysR family transcriptional regulator, with the protein MNIKQLEVLRTLLSTGSTIATAKAMGLSQSGVSRLLAQLESDLSLTLFARDKGRLIPTPEAALLARDAENVLLAVDRMSGHAEDLRNGAAGPEIVRIGLPSSMWENFAPAMLIDYVRDFPGVRIETFFETTTAINKLVGERVIDLGFLRMEGEIGPGIDVERVATGKSVCVVREDHPLAELTEITVKDLRNVPLILIGRQRPNRMALDQVFKKAGVKPMVKIETHTNSSACAYVAHGLGVTVISSFYANLYRHLPVVARPFVPQATQEFGLARASGAPLSIAAQALSDALKREIQLSQKID; encoded by the coding sequence ATGAACATCAAGCAGCTCGAAGTCCTGCGCACGCTTCTTTCCACCGGCTCGACCATTGCCACGGCAAAAGCGATGGGTCTCAGCCAGTCCGGTGTCAGCCGGCTTCTGGCGCAGCTCGAATCGGATCTGTCACTGACACTGTTTGCCCGCGACAAGGGGCGGCTCATTCCGACGCCGGAGGCCGCACTTCTTGCCCGTGATGCCGAAAACGTGCTGCTCGCCGTCGATCGGATGTCCGGCCACGCCGAGGATTTGCGCAATGGTGCCGCCGGCCCGGAAATCGTCCGCATCGGCCTGCCGAGCAGCATGTGGGAAAATTTCGCGCCCGCCATGCTGATCGACTATGTCAGGGATTTTCCCGGCGTGCGTATCGAAACCTTCTTCGAGACAACCACCGCCATCAACAAGCTGGTGGGTGAGCGGGTGATCGATCTGGGTTTCCTGCGGATGGAAGGCGAGATCGGACCGGGCATTGATGTCGAACGTGTTGCGACCGGCAAAAGCGTCTGCGTGGTCCGGGAGGATCATCCGCTGGCTGAACTCACCGAAATCACCGTCAAGGATCTGCGCAATGTTCCGCTCATCCTGATCGGCCGGCAGCGGCCGAACCGCATGGCGCTCGATCAGGTGTTCAAGAAGGCCGGCGTCAAGCCGATGGTGAAGATCGAGACCCATACCAACAGTTCCGCCTGCGCCTATGTGGCGCACGGGTTGGGGGTAACGGTCATCAGCAGTTTTTATGCCAACCTCTACCGGCACCTTCCCGTTGTCGCCCGACCATTCGTCCCGCAGGCCACACAGGAATTCGGTCTTGCCCGCGCTTCCGGTGCACCCTTGTCCATCGCGGCGCAGGCACTAAGCGATGCCCTGAAGCGGGAAATCCAGCTTTCGCAGAAAATCGACTGA
- a CDS encoding ABC transporter permease yields MKKFTLNGLIGGFLIALLLITAATGLFWTPYDPMKLGFASRLAGPSASHLLGTDEFGRDVLSRLMVGARASVWIGFLTVAFATIFGTLIGLVSGYARGWVDGVIMAINNALLAFPGILLALGLLAVFGANQYGIIFALGIAYTPSMARVVRGAVLSLREREFIEASLVMGNGEIYTMFRHILPNCIAPITVLATSMFGWAILSESALSFLGLGVPPPAPTWGNMLAAGRPFIQQAVWLGLFPGLCIALTLLGINLLGDALRDRLDPRMRGLK; encoded by the coding sequence ATGAAAAAGTTCACACTTAACGGGCTTATCGGCGGCTTTCTCATCGCCCTCCTGCTCATCACCGCCGCAACCGGTCTGTTCTGGACCCCCTATGACCCGATGAAGCTCGGCTTCGCCTCGCGTCTGGCCGGTCCAAGCGCCAGCCATCTTCTCGGTACCGACGAATTCGGGCGCGATGTTTTGAGCCGCCTGATGGTCGGCGCGCGCGCCAGCGTCTGGATCGGCTTCCTGACGGTCGCTTTCGCGACGATCTTCGGCACGCTGATCGGCCTTGTCAGCGGTTATGCGCGGGGCTGGGTGGATGGCGTCATCATGGCCATCAACAATGCGCTTCTCGCTTTTCCGGGCATTCTGCTGGCGCTCGGCCTGCTCGCGGTTTTTGGCGCAAACCAGTATGGCATCATCTTCGCACTCGGCATCGCCTATACGCCATCCATGGCCCGCGTGGTGCGCGGTGCCGTGCTTTCTCTGCGTGAGCGGGAATTCATCGAGGCGTCGCTGGTGATGGGCAATGGCGAGATCTACACCATGTTCCGCCACATCCTGCCCAATTGCATCGCGCCGATCACGGTTCTTGCCACCTCCATGTTCGGCTGGGCCATCCTGTCGGAAAGCGCGCTCTCCTTCCTCGGCCTCGGCGTGCCGCCGCCGGCCCCCACCTGGGGCAACATGCTGGCCGCCGGCCGGCCCTTCATCCAGCAGGCTGTCTGGCTCGGGCTTTTCCCCGGTCTCTGCATCGCGCTGACGCTGCTTGGCATCAATCTTCTGGGCGATGCCCTTCGCGACAGGCTTGACCCGCGCATGAGAGGTCTCAAATGA
- a CDS encoding hydantoinase/oxoprolinase N-terminal domain-containing protein yields MKRIGIDVGGTNTDAVLIDGDTIVASIKVPTTQDVLSGVKAALAHVAGHVGTADRPIDAVMIGTTHFTNAVVERARLERVAAIRIALPTGSSLPPMCDWPKDLREAVDPLIFMVHGGHEYDGSPLVPMVPDEIREAAMKIRDAGITSIAISATFSPLTTECEVRAAEIVRSVIPDARITLSHTLGRIGLLERENVALLNAALQTLGKTTVQAFSDALREAGVRAPFYLTQNDGTVALADVAAANPVHSFASGPTNSMRGAAFLTGLSDAMVVDVGGTTSDIGCLVGGFPREANNIVHIGGVRTLFRMPDLLPIALGGGTIVDPETGKVGPRSVGYRILTEARVFGGETLTTSDIAVAAGLIEMGDRDRVKGLDPAFVQATLQRIRDMVADSFDQMKTSAEDVPLVAVGGGAFLIPETVPGASEVLRVENAGVANALGAAMAQVSGEIDQVFSGLSRDEALAKAETEAQNAAVASGAERASLKTLEVEDIPIAYLPGGARRVRVRVIGDIAFH; encoded by the coding sequence ATGAAACGCATCGGTATTGACGTTGGCGGCACCAATACGGATGCCGTTCTGATCGATGGAGACACCATCGTCGCTTCCATAAAGGTCCCGACCACGCAGGATGTCCTGTCCGGCGTAAAGGCGGCGCTTGCCCATGTGGCGGGCCATGTCGGCACGGCTGACCGGCCGATTGATGCGGTGATGATCGGCACCACGCACTTTACCAATGCGGTGGTGGAGCGCGCCCGGCTGGAACGGGTCGCGGCGATCCGCATCGCATTGCCAACAGGTTCTTCACTGCCGCCGATGTGCGACTGGCCGAAGGATCTTCGCGAGGCCGTGGATCCGTTGATCTTCATGGTCCACGGCGGCCATGAATATGACGGCAGTCCGCTGGTGCCGATGGTTCCCGATGAAATCCGTGAAGCGGCGATGAAAATCCGCGATGCGGGTATCACTTCCATCGCCATTTCTGCGACCTTCTCACCGCTGACGACGGAATGCGAGGTGAGGGCGGCGGAAATCGTCCGTTCGGTCATTCCCGATGCACGCATCACGCTCTCCCATACGCTTGGCCGCATCGGGCTTCTGGAACGAGAAAATGTCGCTCTTCTGAATGCAGCGCTGCAAACGCTCGGCAAGACCACGGTTCAGGCATTTTCGGATGCGCTGCGCGAAGCGGGCGTAAGGGCACCGTTCTATCTGACCCAGAATGACGGCACCGTGGCGCTCGCGGATGTGGCCGCCGCCAACCCCGTGCACAGTTTCGCTTCCGGCCCGACCAATTCGATGCGCGGCGCGGCCTTCCTCACCGGGCTTTCCGACGCCATGGTGGTGGATGTTGGCGGCACCACCTCCGATATCGGCTGCCTTGTCGGCGGCTTTCCGCGCGAGGCGAACAATATCGTCCATATTGGCGGGGTGCGCACGCTTTTCCGTATGCCCGATCTTCTGCCGATTGCGCTCGGCGGCGGCACCATCGTTGACCCTGAGACAGGCAAGGTCGGTCCGCGCTCGGTCGGTTACCGCATCCTGACGGAAGCCCGTGTTTTCGGCGGCGAGACGTTAACGACGTCGGATATTGCGGTGGCCGCCGGCCTGATCGAGATGGGTGACCGCGACCGTGTGAAAGGCCTCGATCCGGCTTTCGTGCAGGCCACGCTTCAACGCATCCGTGACATGGTGGCCGACAGTTTCGACCAGATGAAGACCTCGGCCGAAGACGTGCCGCTGGTCGCTGTCGGCGGTGGGGCGTTCCTGATCCCGGAGACGGTTCCGGGTGCGTCGGAAGTGCTGCGTGTGGAAAATGCCGGCGTTGCCAATGCGCTGGGCGCGGCGATGGCGCAGGTTTCCGGTGAGATCGACCAGGTCTTTTCCGGCCTGAGCCGGGACGAAGCCCTTGCGAAAGCCGAGACCGAGGCGCAGAACGCAGCCGTTGCGTCTGGCGCGGAGCGGGCGAGCCTCAAGACGCTTGAGGTGGAGGATATTCCGATCGCCTATCTGCCGGGCGGCGCTCGCAGAGTGCGCGTACGGGTCATCGGCGATATCGCCTTTCATTGA
- a CDS encoding ABC transporter ATP-binding protein — MTVNTLLTVRGLSLEVARTGHRVVKDVSFDIAAGEIFGIVGESGSGKTLATRALISLLPPAIAVTGGSIIYKGQDVMSLPVKDLRRLRGAEIGVVFQEPMTSLNPSMTIGRQLEEGLILHTKLSPEERREKILDMLRRVGIRDPEGALTAYPHEFSGGMRQRIMLASVMLLKPALLIADEPTTALDAVIQRDVMELMVELTRAEGTAVLLISHDLPMVARYTSRIVVMEKGTIVEQGRTEDLLDAPQHPYTKKLLSSLPFRGEPRSIDTSKAPMVSARDIVVDYAGRKSLLKKAKPKRALHGVSIDIHEGEVVALVGGSGSGKTTLGRTIAGLVQESEGHIRFQGRERNEDWKDYRLNCQMVFQDPYSSLDPRMTIQALVEEALRLVPDLDQAAKRKRALETLEEVGLGADFAARYPHELSGGQRQRVAIARAIARRPRFLIADEPVSALDVTVRAQVLDLFSDLQKRYGFSCLFISHDLGVVEQVADRVVVMQDGRIIEEGDRDTIFDSPREAYTRRLLSAIPALDQNEKGGVTLKWRLEDEV; from the coding sequence ATGACTGTTAATACACTTCTCACTGTTCGCGGCCTTTCGCTCGAAGTTGCCAGAACCGGCCATCGGGTGGTCAAGGATGTCTCCTTCGATATTGCTGCGGGCGAAATCTTCGGCATCGTCGGCGAAAGCGGCTCGGGCAAGACGCTCGCGACCCGCGCGCTCATCTCGCTTCTGCCACCGGCCATCGCCGTCACCGGCGGATCGATCATCTACAAGGGGCAGGATGTCATGTCCCTGCCGGTGAAGGATCTTCGGCGTCTGCGCGGCGCGGAGATCGGCGTGGTGTTTCAGGAGCCGATGACCTCCCTCAACCCATCGATGACGATTGGCCGGCAGCTGGAAGAGGGGCTGATCCTTCACACGAAGTTGTCGCCTGAAGAGCGCCGCGAGAAAATTCTCGACATGCTGCGCCGGGTCGGCATCCGCGATCCCGAAGGTGCGCTGACGGCCTATCCGCACGAGTTTTCCGGCGGCATGCGCCAGCGCATCATGCTGGCCTCGGTCATGCTGCTGAAACCGGCTTTGCTGATCGCCGATGAGCCGACGACGGCGCTCGACGCGGTCATCCAGCGCGATGTCATGGAACTGATGGTGGAGCTGACGCGGGCGGAAGGCACTGCCGTTCTCCTCATCAGTCACGATCTGCCGATGGTGGCACGTTATACCAGCCGCATCGTGGTGATGGAAAAAGGCACGATCGTCGAACAGGGCCGCACCGAGGACCTGCTGGACGCGCCGCAGCACCCCTATACGAAGAAACTTCTTTCCTCCCTGCCGTTTCGTGGTGAGCCGCGCAGTATCGACACCTCCAAGGCGCCAATGGTTTCGGCCCGCGATATCGTTGTGGATTATGCCGGCCGCAAATCGCTGCTGAAGAAAGCCAAACCGAAGCGGGCGCTGCATGGCGTCAGCATCGATATTCATGAGGGCGAAGTCGTGGCGCTCGTCGGCGGTTCCGGTTCCGGCAAGACGACGCTTGGCCGAACCATTGCCGGGCTTGTGCAGGAGAGCGAAGGGCATATCCGCTTTCAGGGCCGCGAGCGCAACGAGGACTGGAAGGATTATCGCCTGAATTGCCAGATGGTGTTTCAGGATCCCTATTCCTCGCTCGATCCGCGCATGACCATTCAGGCGCTGGTGGAGGAGGCGTTGCGCCTCGTGCCTGACCTCGATCAGGCCGCCAAGCGCAAGCGGGCGCTGGAAACGCTGGAGGAAGTGGGGCTCGGCGCCGATTTTGCCGCCCGCTACCCGCACGAGCTTTCCGGTGGCCAGCGCCAGCGCGTGGCGATTGCCCGCGCCATTGCCCGCCGTCCGCGGTTCCTGATTGCCGACGAACCGGTCTCGGCGCTCGACGTGACAGTGCGGGCGCAGGTGCTCGATCTCTTTTCCGATCTGCAGAAACGTTACGGTTTTTCCTGCCTGTTCATCAGCCACGATCTCGGCGTGGTGGAGCAGGTGGCCGACCGTGTCGTCGTCATGCAGGACGGCCGCATCATCGAAGAGGGTGACCGCGACACGATTTTCGACAGTCCGAGAGAGGCCTATACGCGCCGGCTGCTCTCGGCCATTCCCGCCCTCGACCAGAATGAAAAGGGCGGCGTGACACTGAAATGGCGTCTGGAAGATGAAGTTTAA
- a CDS encoding DUF917 domain-containing protein, with protein MIQEFSEDDIEPLATGAWILGTGGGGNPYISTLNLRRLYAEGRRVKVMDPMALADDDMVAVVSKMGAPLVGQERLGDPVHLARAVEVMEDYLGKPFRAIMSVEIGGSNALSSFLAAAVLDRPVVNADAMGRAYPEAQMTSFAIGNLPMFPLSLVDVRDNEVIVTRAASWKWMERISRKVCTEVGSTAATCKAPRTGREVKEWGIHYTVTKATELGRAVMEARARHDDPVQAVLNHEDGKQLFRGKVVDVARETTGGFLRGSTTIEGIDADRGSRMELAFQNEWAVAFRDGQPVAMTPDLLCLLDTVSGGAIGTESVRYGQRVTVVALPAPELLTTPAGIAAVGPRAFGYDIDFRSVFP; from the coding sequence ATGATCCAGGAATTTTCCGAAGACGATATCGAACCTCTGGCCACCGGTGCCTGGATTCTGGGAACGGGCGGCGGCGGCAATCCCTATATCTCGACGCTCAACCTGCGCCGTCTTTATGCCGAGGGCAGGCGGGTGAAGGTCATGGATCCCATGGCGCTCGCCGATGACGACATGGTTGCCGTCGTCTCCAAGATGGGTGCACCTCTTGTCGGTCAGGAGCGGTTGGGGGATCCCGTGCATCTCGCCCGTGCCGTCGAGGTGATGGAGGATTATCTCGGCAAGCCGTTCCGGGCGATCATGAGCGTTGAAATCGGCGGTTCCAATGCGCTGTCGTCCTTCCTCGCCGCCGCTGTGCTCGACCGGCCGGTCGTGAATGCCGATGCCATGGGACGCGCCTATCCGGAAGCGCAGATGACATCCTTCGCCATCGGCAACCTGCCGATGTTTCCGCTGTCGCTGGTCGATGTGCGCGACAATGAGGTGATCGTGACGCGGGCCGCCTCGTGGAAATGGATGGAGCGCATCTCGCGCAAGGTCTGTACCGAAGTCGGCTCCACCGCCGCCACCTGCAAGGCGCCGCGCACCGGCAGGGAAGTGAAGGAATGGGGCATTCATTACACCGTCACCAAGGCGACCGAACTCGGGCGCGCGGTGATGGAGGCGCGTGCGCGCCATGACGATCCGGTTCAGGCGGTTCTTAACCACGAGGACGGCAAGCAACTGTTCCGTGGCAAGGTGGTGGATGTGGCGCGTGAGACCACCGGTGGTTTCCTGCGCGGCAGCACGACCATTGAAGGCATCGATGCCGACCGTGGTTCGCGCATGGAACTGGCCTTCCAGAACGAATGGGCGGTCGCCTTCCGCGATGGCCAGCCTGTCGCCATGACGCCGGACCTGCTTTGCCTTCTCGACACTGTCTCGGGCGGCGCCATCGGCACGGAATCGGTGCGTTACGGCCAGCGTGTCACGGTTGTCGCCCTGCCGGCGCCGGAGCTTTTGACGACACCTGCCGGCATCGCCGCCGTCGGTCCGCGCGCCTTCGGTTATGACATTGACTTCAGATCGGTATTCCCATGA
- a CDS encoding ABC transporter substrate-binding protein produces MKKLLLAGVALLVTANIAAARDITIAQSSDLRSNNPGVNRDGNTDGVILHIVEGLVGYNNAGEVKPLLAESVEVAPDGLTYTFKLRKDVKFHNGKPLTAEDVVWNWTRYLKPETKWTCLNDFAEGGAAHVTGVKATDASTVEISLEKPSAVFLGLMSRPECGYTGMISPESVAADGSFVKPIGTGPFQWDEWKKGEYIRLAKFADYVSPANDGKPDGMVGSKRPLADGIKFMVIPDASTVKAGLESGVLDTAEISPDLIPEFKTNDKMQLIVARNNGKNLFYIQTRDKVLSNPGVRRAMAMALDLDELVAAASNGTGEANGSMVSQDSVYFDETQKKRPAYDIEAAKKELEAAGYKGEPISIIANKRGNVPSFPAAVMAQAMMQQAGLNVQIEVLDYATQVDRRRSGNYQVISQSVAPRLDPALMYAFYVGNKDKNASLMWDDPKAIELMKAAYVEADQTKRQKIFDEFHELMLKEMPGIFLYDMVDVWGATKKLKGQPVWQSNARLWEVSVDN; encoded by the coding sequence GTGAAAAAACTTCTTCTCGCAGGCGTTGCCCTGCTGGTAACGGCCAATATCGCGGCGGCCCGCGACATCACCATTGCGCAAAGCTCGGATCTGCGCAGCAACAATCCCGGCGTGAACCGCGACGGCAATACGGACGGGGTTATCCTGCACATCGTCGAAGGCCTTGTCGGTTATAACAATGCCGGCGAGGTGAAGCCGCTTCTGGCCGAAAGCGTCGAGGTTGCGCCTGACGGCCTGACCTATACGTTCAAGCTGCGCAAGGACGTGAAATTCCACAATGGCAAGCCGCTCACCGCAGAGGATGTCGTCTGGAACTGGACACGTTATCTGAAGCCGGAAACCAAATGGACCTGCCTCAACGATTTCGCGGAAGGCGGGGCAGCGCACGTCACCGGCGTCAAGGCCACGGATGCATCCACGGTCGAGATCTCGCTTGAAAAACCCTCCGCCGTTTTCCTCGGCCTGATGTCGCGGCCGGAGTGCGGTTATACCGGCATGATCTCGCCGGAATCGGTTGCTGCCGATGGCAGCTTCGTCAAGCCGATCGGCACCGGTCCGTTCCAGTGGGACGAGTGGAAGAAAGGCGAATATATCCGCCTCGCTAAATTTGCCGATTATGTTTCGCCGGCAAATGACGGCAAGCCTGATGGCATGGTCGGCTCCAAGCGGCCGCTGGCCGATGGTATCAAGTTCATGGTCATTCCGGATGCCTCGACCGTGAAGGCGGGCCTTGAATCCGGTGTGCTCGACACGGCCGAGATTTCTCCCGATCTCATTCCGGAGTTCAAGACCAATGACAAGATGCAGCTGATCGTTGCCCGTAACAACGGCAAGAACCTGTTCTACATTCAGACCCGCGACAAGGTTCTGAGCAATCCCGGTGTGCGCCGCGCCATGGCGATGGCGCTCGATCTCGATGAACTGGTTGCCGCCGCATCGAACGGCACGGGTGAAGCAAACGGTTCGATGGTCTCGCAGGACTCGGTCTATTTCGACGAGACCCAGAAGAAGCGTCCGGCCTATGACATTGAGGCCGCGAAGAAGGAACTGGAGGCCGCCGGTTACAAGGGCGAGCCGATCTCCATCATCGCCAACAAGCGTGGCAACGTGCCGAGCTTCCCGGCCGCCGTCATGGCTCAGGCCATGATGCAGCAGGCGGGTCTCAACGTGCAGATCGAGGTGCTGGATTATGCCACGCAGGTCGACCGCCGCCGCTCCGGCAATTATCAGGTGATCTCGCAGTCGGTTGCCCCGCGTCTCGACCCGGCGCTGATGTATGCCTTCTATGTCGGCAACAAGGACAAGAACGCCTCGCTGATGTGGGATGATCCGAAGGCGATCGAGCTGATGAAGGCCGCCTATGTCGAGGCTGATCAGACGAAACGCCAGAAGATTTTCGATGAGTTCCATGAACTGATGCTGAAGGAAATGCCGGGCATCTTCCTCTACGACATGGTCGATGTCTGGGGCGCCACGAAGAAACTCAAGGGCCAGCCGGTCTGGCAGTCGAACGCCCGCCTCTGGGAAGTCTCGGTCGACAACTGA
- a CDS encoding serine hydrolase, with protein MTVAAQLNAICDAQPFVTRFMVRNLLTGEEIGRGENEETPSGSTRKTSIMMAVLKAASEGRIDLDQPVTYEKRLAEEVASGMFRYMTPGIVISLRDAVAGMMVLSDNVCTKMVLERLTLEEVDGYCKSLGMANTHHRFLIPPLALAADHPLKTVTTTSAADQVLLLQTILDAQSSPEAQAKLGCSPQLCEWAMQTLKNQILRYGIRSRLPFEAVVASKSGRGKRGRMDAGIVYRNGAPSFIITTYTDEVPQTMPDGTPGYTIALETIGRLAQACWDGF; from the coding sequence ATGACTGTGGCTGCCCAATTAAATGCGATCTGTGATGCACAGCCTTTCGTGACGCGCTTCATGGTGCGCAATCTCCTGACCGGTGAAGAGATCGGCCGGGGAGAAAACGAGGAGACGCCATCGGGCAGCACCCGCAAGACGTCGATCATGATGGCTGTGCTGAAAGCCGCCAGCGAAGGGCGGATCGATCTCGACCAGCCCGTCACCTATGAAAAGCGGCTGGCGGAAGAGGTCGCGAGCGGCATGTTCCGTTATATGACGCCGGGCATCGTCATCTCACTACGCGATGCCGTCGCCGGCATGATGGTGCTGAGCGACAATGTCTGCACCAAGATGGTGCTGGAGAGGCTGACGTTGGAAGAGGTGGACGGCTATTGCAAATCGCTCGGCATGGCCAATACCCACCACCGTTTCCTCATCCCGCCGCTGGCGCTGGCGGCTGACCATCCGTTGAAGACAGTTACGACCACCTCGGCGGCGGATCAGGTGCTTCTGCTGCAGACCATTCTGGATGCCCAGTCCTCGCCCGAAGCGCAGGCAAAGCTCGGTTGCAGCCCGCAATTGTGCGAGTGGGCGATGCAGACGCTGAAGAACCAGATTTTGCGTTATGGAATTCGCTCCCGCCTGCCTTTCGAGGCCGTGGTGGCCAGCAAGAGCGGTCGCGGCAAGCGCGGGCGCATGGATGCCGGCATCGTCTACAGAAACGGCGCACCGTCCTTCATCATCACCACCTACACAGATGAGGTGCCGCAAACCATGCCTGACGGTACGCCGGGATACACCATCGCGCTCGAGACGATCGGCCGGCTGGCACAGGCCTGCTGGGACGGGTTTTAA
- a CDS encoding ABC transporter permease: MIRFILSRLLMALPTIAFVSITVFALIRFIPGDPAALMLGDMAQPEQIEAMRTELGLDKSMPQQFVIWAGNVVQGDFGRSIVNDEAVLPLVVSRFLVSAEIVVVAVLLASLIAVPAGVIAAWKQNSLTDLALVGTATLLLSIPTFWLGLLLLLFFGLKLGWLPVLGYVSISDNLVGGMLYLVLPVMTLVIHEMGVLIRMARASTLEVLRLDYITHARAKGLSESAVLWRHAFKNAFGPTWTMIGLILGNLLGGIAVIETVFTIPGLGRLMVDSIFARDYPVIQGCLLFVSLSYVLVNLFVDLLYPLFDPRVVAE, from the coding sequence ATGATAAGATTCATACTGAGCCGTCTTTTGATGGCGCTGCCGACGATCGCATTCGTGTCGATCACGGTCTTTGCGCTCATCCGCTTCATTCCGGGCGATCCGGCTGCCCTGATGCTGGGCGACATGGCGCAACCGGAACAGATCGAAGCCATGAGGACCGAACTCGGCCTCGACAAGTCCATGCCGCAACAATTCGTCATCTGGGCCGGCAATGTGGTGCAGGGTGATTTCGGCCGCTCCATCGTCAACGACGAAGCGGTGTTGCCGCTGGTCGTGTCGCGCTTCCTCGTCAGCGCCGAGATCGTCGTGGTCGCCGTGTTGCTCGCCAGCCTGATTGCGGTTCCGGCAGGTGTGATCGCCGCCTGGAAACAGAACAGCCTGACCGATCTTGCGCTGGTGGGAACGGCAACCCTGCTCCTCTCCATCCCGACATTCTGGCTGGGCCTGCTGCTTCTTCTGTTTTTCGGCCTCAAGCTCGGCTGGCTGCCGGTGCTGGGATATGTGTCGATCAGCGATAATCTTGTTGGTGGCATGCTTTATCTCGTCCTGCCCGTCATGACGCTGGTGATCCACGAAATGGGCGTTCTGATCCGCATGGCGCGCGCCTCGACACTGGAGGTTCTGCGGCTGGATTACATTACCCATGCCCGTGCCAAGGGTCTTTCGGAAAGCGCCGTGCTCTGGCGGCACGCCTTCAAGAACGCCTTCGGCCCGACCTGGACGATGATCGGCCTCATCCTCGGCAATCTCCTCGGCGGCATCGCCGTCATCGAAACGGTGTTCACCATTCCCGGCCTCGGACGGTTGATGGTCGACAGTATTTTTGCCCGTGACTATCCGGTCATACAGGGCTGCCTGCTGTTCGTCTCGCTGTCTTATGTGCTGGTCAACCTGTTCGTCGACCTTCTTTATCCCCTCTTCGATCCGCGTGTGGTTGCCGAATGA